One stretch of Patescibacteria group bacterium DNA includes these proteins:
- a CDS encoding transposase — MIIKLKIVDQTLKDKISKTRNETRERRSHMVCKTYCLKIDCSRLNNKQKESLKMMFVEAKWLYNHWLREDDIFNADAKIKEVIVKNRIIGNFEKRTLKFLPAKCKQSIRQSLKESIYTLSQSKKHGHKIGRLQFKKEFKTLILNQYIQGEKSGTHELRNRKFFISGIGTICINGLNQLPKKCEFGRACLTKKPSGYYIHIVTYSKPIVEEGQGKEKLKEVGLDFGIKEMITTSDGEVFNQVSVQEPEHLKRLQQKLSRSKKGSKNRYKIKFLIQKEYEKLNNKKEDVANKIVYKLFSEYEKIYIQDDNFNGWKTKGKHWSKRIHHSILGRIKEKLIQKGAIVINRFLPTTKTCYKCKNSYDVQLSERIFRCPSCGLIEPRDVKAAKTILMFGNGSLKFDPKPTERRCQPVETKTSVSRSKYRNISLVNETGRSF, encoded by the coding sequence ATGATAATTAAATTAAAGATAGTGGATCAAACTCTTAAAGACAAAATTTCAAAAACACGCAATGAAACCCGTGAACGTAGATCTCACATGGTTTGTAAAACTTACTGTCTTAAAATTGATTGTTCTCGACTCAATAATAAACAAAAAGAATCCCTTAAAATGATGTTTGTTGAGGCTAAATGGTTATACAACCATTGGCTTAGAGAAGATGATATTTTCAACGCTGATGCAAAAATTAAGGAAGTAATCGTAAAAAACAGAATCATCGGTAATTTCGAAAAAAGAACACTTAAATTTCTACCAGCCAAATGTAAACAATCAATTCGACAATCTCTAAAAGAATCAATTTACACGTTATCGCAATCAAAAAAACACGGCCACAAAATTGGACGGCTTCAATTTAAAAAAGAATTCAAAACTTTGATTCTTAATCAATATATACAAGGTGAGAAATCTGGCACACATGAGCTTCGCAATAGAAAATTCTTTATAAGCGGGATTGGGACAATATGTATTAATGGTTTAAATCAATTGCCCAAAAAATGTGAATTTGGAAGAGCGTGTCTAACGAAAAAACCATCTGGCTATTATATCCATATTGTAACCTATTCAAAACCAATTGTAGAAGAGGGGCAAGGAAAGGAGAAATTAAAAGAAGTTGGATTAGATTTTGGCATTAAAGAAATGATCACGACTTCGGATGGGGAAGTTTTTAATCAAGTGTCTGTTCAAGAACCGGAACACCTGAAAAGGCTCCAGCAGAAGTTAAGTCGGAGCAAAAAGGGTTCCAAGAATAGATATAAAATAAAATTTTTAATTCAAAAGGAATATGAGAAATTAAACAATAAAAAAGAAGATGTTGCAAATAAAATTGTTTATAAGTTATTTTCAGAATACGAAAAGATCTATATTCAGGATGACAACTTCAACGGATGGAAAACAAAAGGAAAACATTGGTCAAAAAGGATTCACCATTCAATCCTTGGAAGAATTAAAGAAAAATTAATCCAAAAAGGTGCGATTGTTATAAATCGTTTTCTACCAACAACAAAGACATGTTATAAGTGTAAAAATTCCTATGATGTTCAATTATCGGAACGAATTTTTAGATGTCCTTCATGTGGACTAATAGAACCACGAGATGTGAAAGCCGCAAAGACAATTCTTATGTTTGGAAACGGCTCTTTAAAATTTGATCCTA